The DNA sequence CAATCATCTAGACTTCTTCATTGTCTCTATATGTGTGCAATCCTCTGAGGAATTTATAACTGAGTGATACTTAATGATATAAAGTGAGATGCTTGTTTTAGGCTATCATTATATGTAAACACAAATGCAAAATGTTTTTCTATACACACTATTTGGATATGCTCTATATACACATTGGGATGGAAAATGTTCTGTACACCTTGATACAGAATATAATCcatcatttaaatatgcatgCCTGCTATCCCTGGAGAGTTATCTTCCTAAGTGAAACTTAAGTATATACACTGGGATGTTTGTTCTGAAACATCTTTTTAGTTGTCTGGATATCTGTGTAAAGGTTATGTTGTGGGAAAATGAACAAACTAAATCGTGGGAAAAGGTGCACCAAACACTTCATTCtgttctctaattttattgattttctaACTTGGTAGTCACTGCGCTGGTTATGACTTTATGACCTTCCCATTGACCACATTTTTGTCTCTTCTGGTCATTGCATAAGCTGGGTCtcatgtaatattttattcacctGTGCAGGTTGAGGGACCAAAATCCCCTGAAGAATTGTTAACAATATTGCAGAGGGTGCTTGAAGAAAGCGCTCCTGTGCTTGTCTCAGCAAGGGTAGAAGCTGAAGAAAGAAGAACCAATATTCGTCTTAGAGAGGAACAGGATGCTGCTTATCAGGCAGCACTTGAGGCCGATCAAGTATGCTTTTTCctataattttgttgttttgtttaaaaataatgtatattcTTTTTGTCTGTTGTTTATATCGTATGTCTAGTAGGACTatcacttaattatttttgttaatgttCTTTTCTAGGCCCGTGAGCGTCAGAGGAAAGAAGAGGAGGAGCGACTGGAACGTGAAGCTGCTGAAGCTGAGAGGAAAAGgaaggaagaggaggaggctCGTGAAAGAGCAGCACGAGAAGCTGCTGAGAGAGAAGCCGAATTAGCTAAGATGCGCGAGGCAAAAGCTTTAGCACTGGGTCCAGAACCTGAGAAAGGACCTGATGTTACTCAAGTAAGACTCATATTTTGTATTCTTTCCATTAAATTGGTAATTTAGTTGGTCTTCTGTTGTTTGGATTTGATTATGGGCACACCATCTGACGGGATGACACGAAACTTTCCCGTTTTTTACTTGCATCAATATCTGTTCTTAAGTTAATCATCCACTTTGTTCAATGTTTATCTCCAGAAGGGTATTGAAACAAATGTGCAAATAGTTATGGACTTATGATTGGTCTAGTATAGCCTCCAGTATATGACAATAGTATCTGCACCCTTCATACCAAtggaaaaattgaaagaaatgatTTTGCGGGAATCATATCTAATGGCGTATAGTTGGCCTTGTTTCGCTGAATATTTTACTATGTTCAGTTTCTATGGTCTAAATGTTATGTATTATACTTCATGACATCGTATTCAATTATCTTCAACGTATCAGGTGTTGGTGCGTTTTCCATCTGGAGATCGCAAGGGGAGGAGGTTTCACTGCACAGCAACAATACAATCTTTATACGACTATGTCGACTCCTTAGGGTGCTTGGATGTCAACGGCTACACCCTGGTCTCCAACTTCCCCCGCACTGTTTATGGCGAAGACAAGCTATCTTCGTCACTGAAAGAAGCAGGATTGCATCCGCAGGCCAGCCTCTTCGTGGAGATCAAATAACTATCCATGGATGATGAACCCACATTGACTGGCATTTGGATGATACATTTTTGTGGCTGTGACTATATTGGCATTCACATGGGAAAAACTGGATCAAATAAGTGTCCAGTCGTCGTATATAgtgttttcaaaaaatagatgCTGCAGTTTCTTTCATAAGTTGTTAGGTCAGTTTATGAGATTCTCAGACATTGAAAATTCATTTTGGCTGATATGTGTATCTTCATGTATTCAAGGATTTGTATCTGCAGCACTTACCTTTACCCTTTTATTGTTCAGTTTTATCGGTGATTTGAAAACTAGTCTGAgctattttgatttctttgaaagtactctctccgttagCCAAGAAAATTCTGTTCGTTTGCGAATAAAAGTCTCACGTCACTCACTCATCATCAAGCAAAACAATTCCAATTGAAATCTGAAAATAGTTGGAGACTCTCATCTCATACAGCTCTGTGCTTGCAAAATATTGAAAACTAAACAGTTGCTTAATGGAAGACAAcatcaaaaagaaaacaaccATCCTGACATGTTTGTGATTACCCCATCAGCAGTGTATCCTCCTACCTGTTTAGTTTGATCGTCAGCATTGTCAGCGACAAAAGCACGTGCATCTACCTCAACGGGAGTTCACTAGGAACAAGATCCTCTACCCATACCTTGGTAACATCATCCCGAACACCAAGATCAAGAGCATACTGACTATAAATGTATTGCGCTGCAGGCATTGCAACACGAGCAACCGGGTTTGAAACAAGCAGCTTGAGCGGCAAATAGATCATTGCAGCCACAGGAATACCAACAAAGGAATAGACTTCGCCACTGGCACCAGAGCTTTTCTTACCACAAACACGAACTCCAGTTTTACAATACATCGCAAAATCCTCACAGTTATTTAATAACCAATCATACTTCCTGAATCCCTTCCGCAGCAAATGCTTAGCTCTGTGAATCACATCTTCTGGAGGATCAGATTTAGCAATTGAGCATGTCCCAGATCGAACCTTAGCCATTAACACTACCGGGCTAACTCCATACTCAAAAGCGATACAaagatccatttcccaagaaGCAATTCAAGCATGACATAACCACTCCACTTTCAAGTTTGTGGGAGGCGCAATCTGAATCCAAACAGAGTGCTGTATAAGTCAGCCGGTGATGAGACACAAAAGGAAGATGAGCCACCAGGACTCAAATTCTCTTGTTGAGTGAAGTGCACCACTTTGTCATCGCCAATATAGATGCCTGACAGTTAGAGGTAACACAACAATGTCAAATAAGCACAGGGTCAAAATGGATTAATAAATTGAAGCTTTTTATTGGTAGCAAATGCTAGAATGAGTGGTGACAAGTAGGAAGTATTGAACAATGTAGATATGAAGCAATGTTAAATAGAAACAGTGACACAACTAAGGTGAAAATGGATGGTATTTTGTTATCAAACACTAGTTGAGACACTAAAATTTGTCACGGCATCATTTCGATGAGAGATAGGAAGACAAAGATATTGGTACACAGACGAAACAAGATCACATGGACAAACGTAGGACAGAAACAGATACCAAAATGCACAAACCAAATTCTTGTTCAAAATTGTGACAATGctgagaaattgaagaaagatTTCATAGCAAATTAAACTCCATTAAGGAACAGAAAATGCACAACACCATCAAAAAAACACATACTACAAGCCTCGTATCTATTCAACtccaatttgaaaaaaaaaatgctattAATCCAATCATCATTGCTTAAACctttattttgtgaattaatcCAATCACCATTCATATGAACATTatggtttaaaaaaaaatagaaacagaaaataagaaatcaaacaacatgaagagaaataagaaaagtaGTCGAGAAAAGAAAGCGTGATGAGAGTATGCGAAAATAGGAGTCCTCCAGGAGTAGATATGGTCTCCTGCCTTCAAATCGCTTCGTTCAACTCTCTGCGACACAAACCCCatcctctctccctctctacatttttgacaaaattagaTTGCTCATTTTTCtaagggaaaaaaaacaaatcaaaaactcaaaacattatcacaataaaaatcatgtaaatgaaatttgaacAATTTTACATTGATGCGTTGGCGAAGATGATCACTTGAAAGACTGAAGCGCATAATACACGCTAAACCTAAGATTATACTTATTTAATCTTCTTAATTAATATCATAAGCATCACATTTAATACTACCATAATTACTGCCTTTAATTCAGTACATTTTCcaaaacaaattgaaattaattttaacgGCTTCCTATAAATAATCCaatgcaaattaaaaatttccaCTGATTATATTGAATACTGATTTcgtaaattcaaaaataaagtaattcaAAACATATGGCTTCGCCCGGGTTCGAACCGGAGACCTTCAGTGTGTTAGACTGACGTGATAACCAACTACACCACGAAACCATTTgtgtttttatgtttcaatattaatatagatGTACATAATAAAAGAGTAGAAAGGAATAAAAGGAGCATCAAACCAGAGCTAGTTTGATTCAAAGCGAAAGATAGAGCAGAGAAGAATCTTTATGGCCGAAACCCTCATCTGCATATCTGCTGTCGCCGTCTTCCGCTCTCTCCCTTCAGCTTATTACCCTTCAATCAGGTGCGTATTTGTTTGTATACACTCGATTTTCGTATTGATTGTTTTGATTGGAAGAGTAGTTAGAGTTAGTGATTGGTTGAATAAGGCGGTTATTCAGTTATATACTAATCTCTTTAAATAGCTATTGTACTCTTCTTGCTCAATTTTTCGATTTCTGAATTGGGTAGAACAAGGATTAGGgtttttgttgtttgataTCTTGACGTTTTCTGTGAAGGTTGAATAGGTAAAGgttttattttcgttttagtTCCATTGTTATTTGTGCCAATACGATATCTCAGATAATTTGTGTTCTTGTTCacttttttgacttttttgaGATTAAATTCTGGTCATTGTTGAACCCTAGAGATTGGAAATAATAGATGCACTCagattaataatagtagttaGAATCAAGAACTGCAAGAAggttttcttttatctttgaTTAATGGAAAACCAattcatttctttcttgtCTGCAGTCTGCTTGTTGGATTACACGTTTTGAAAATTAGAACATTTCACTTAACTATCACTCCCATTAGGTCTTAAACTCCAGGTAGACTATCTGTAAGTTGGGTGTCTTGGCTATCGTCTTTTTTCGTTGGGCTTTGATACCAGGAAATGTCAGAGTATAATAGAGAGATAAACTATATAAGTATCACACAATCTTAAACAGTgccaaaaccaaaaacataTAGTCTGTTCTGTATCTTTCATGTTGAAAAATAGACTGTAAGTCTGTAACGCATTGTTGTCATTTTTGTGCAAAAGTCGAGGCAAATTGCTTACAAGCATTATATCTTCTTTTGAGCATGTTAAGTGGTCTGATTTCTCTCTGATTTTCGTCATGCTCAACTGAATTATAACCTTGGAAGTTCGGATTGTTTATGATGCTCTTCATGCAGAACAATATTCACTTATATGTCATTTTTAAAGCTTAATCCCATGAATATTGTGTTCCAGCAGCAAGTTGAGTGATCGGAATCATGGGTGACACAATTGATTTGACCGGGGATGGAGGAGTCCTGAAGACAATAGTACGCCAAGCAAAAGCTGATGCGCTCGGTCCATCAGAGAGTATTCCGCTTGTCGATGGTATGTTTTAACAGCCactcactttttactttatcatgtCATGTAAATTTACAATGTAAGAACTAACTGTAAAAATAGGACAGTGAGTAGTTTAATGGGGCGATTAAGGGATTCACAATTTGATGTTCAAGAGTAGCAATTTGTACATTTAAATTCAACAAGTGTCAGTTTCTTTAGTGTATATTATTGAACAGTCTTAATAttgttttggaaaatttgTGTTGCTTTGACACAGCTgtgttattaaaaaaaaaattcaagtacatgaaaataaaaggcAACAACTGTAACTGATCTTGATGGCTATAAGTGGCGGATTGCTAATTATTTTCTGCAATGAATTACTTGAGCTTTAACATCAGGTTCAACTATGTTTACCAGATAAGCACCCCGGTGTTTCTCGTTGTCAAGTTGTTTCTAATAAACAGTTGTCTTGCTGATGACTTAGTTTTCTTGTCGTTTTGGATGGATCAGATTCTTTGGTGCTTATTTTTTCCATGCTCAGTTGCTGACTTGTTTCAGCCTTTCagtgaaataaattcataaaattaggaAATTCATTCTGAGTCCTAATACGCATCAATCTCTCGTAGAGTCCTAATACGACGTAGACTAATCAGAAATTCAGAATTAGTTTGTACCCGCTACCCAGTATTCAAAAGTTTGATAATTGGATGTCTAGAATGTATTATTTTGTGCACCGCTTTCGCTTAATTCTAAGTTAGGTTTCCCCTCACCATTGCCCTTTTCGTTGGTGGACTCATGTTTCTATTCTAGACATCTAGCAATTTTTATGTTTCTGCACCTTAGagaatatactccctccgtcccataatagatggcaCACTTGGGGATTGCCATGAGATTTTAGGtgatgttttgtgtgttataggtggagagagaaaatagtatatttatattgatgtgagagggaactttttccaaaaaaagaaatgtgacatcttttgtgggacaaactaaaaaagaaagtgtgacatctattatgggacggagggagtactttattaaCTTTGCCCTTTTTTTGCGACAGTTCATTATGAAGGCACCCTAGCTGAAACTGGTGAAGTTTTTGACACTACGCATGAAGACAATACTATCTTCACGTTTGAAGTGGGCAGTGGAAGTGTGATTAAAGCTTGGGATGTTGTGCTCAAAACCATGAAGGTAAACTATTCTTTTTATACAGCTAATACTTCAGTACTACTACATAATACGTCCTTAATTCTCGTTCCTTTATG is a window from the Salvia hispanica cultivar TCC Black 2014 chromosome 1, UniMelb_Shisp_WGS_1.0, whole genome shotgun sequence genome containing:
- the LOC125206355 gene encoding protein LEAD-SENSITIVE 1-like is translated as MDLCIAFEYGVSPVVLMAKVRSGTCSIAKSDPPEDVIHRAKHLLRKGFRKYDWLLNNCEDFAMYCKTGVRVCGKKSSGASGEVYSFVGIPVAAMIYLPLKLLVSNPVARVAMPAAQYIYSQYALDLGVRDDVTKVWVEDLVPSELPLR